The sequence below is a genomic window from Pseudomonas cannabina.
GGCGATACGCCGACGCTTTACGACAGTCGCGGCTCGACTGCTCTGAGAGCCAAGCCGCGCCCTCTGAGTCAGGCGTAACTTCCTGTATCAAGGTATTGAGCGTAGTGGCAGAATGCCTGTTGTTGCGTTGCCGTAGTATTTTGCCTGGAGATTCAAGAACGTGAATGGCTCAAGCGCGGACGATGCTCCGCAGCCCCCGAAGGTCCTTAATACACCTTTGGAAATCGCAGCGAACCTGCGGCTGCTCGTCGAGAGTCATGATCCTCTGATCATTACCTTTCACGAGCGCGCCCAGCGCTTCCAGAGCTACCTGCTCGAAGTCGACCGTGACAGCAACACCATGGCGCTCGACGAAATGATCCCCCGTGATGGCGAACGCTTCATCGGTAATGGCGAGCCCTACCGTGTGGAAGGCTTTCATGACGGCGTACGCATTGCCTGGGAAAGCTCCGCGCAGATGGACATCGTCGAGGCTGACGGCCAGCGCATGTACCGTGGGCCGATGCCCGATGAAGTGATCTATCACCAACGTCGCAACGCATTTCGCGCCGCACTCAAGCTGGCTCAGCTGGTGGACGTCGAAATCGGTGGCGAGCGCCTGAAATCGACGCTGACCGGCAAATTGCTGGATATTTCCGCGACCGGCTGCAAGTTGCGCTTTGAAGGTGATGTGTCTGACCGCATGCAGCTGGGCCAGGTCTATGATCGTTTGGTCGCCAAACTGCCGTTTGGCGCCATGACTGCGCCGGTGGAATTACGTCATCTGCACTTCGAAGAGCGCTTTCATACCACCTTTGCCGGCGTGCGCTTTCACAACATGAGCGGGCTGGTACAGCGCCAGGTCGAACGTTTTGTCTACCAGTTGCAGCGTGAAGCGCGTCGCTTCGATAAAGACGACGACTTCTGACAGCCCGGAACCTGTGCGGGTGATTGCGGCAGCTGTGCCGCAGTCACCCAGCCCTCCTGCTACATTCAGGCCTTCCAGGTCTCGTTCTCGCCCTCTCGCTCCTCTTCGACAACCTCAGTCCTGGCATCGGCCACTGACTCTGCTTCTGGCTGCAGATCCGGCTCAGTCTCGTCAACCACTTCGGGCTCGACGGCTGTCTGCATCTGCTCTTGCACCACCTGCTCATCCACCCGCGGGTCAAGCGCTACCACCAATGGCGAACTGGACATGCTGTCTGGCATCGCAACGTGATGCAGTGGAGCGTTCTCCACCTGATGCAGGTGAGTAACAGCCTTGGGCCGGATCAGCAGCACGAGAATCGCAGCAGCGCCGCAGACGAACACATACAGCATATGGCCGCCGAACACTTTCATGACCACACCCGCGGCCAGCGGGCCGATGCTTGCGCCGATACCGTAGGTCATGAGCAGCATTGCAGTCAGCGAGACCCGTCGCTCGGCCTCGACGTGGTCATTGGCGAACGCCACAGCCAGCGGGTAAAGACAGAACTGCATCAGCGAGGCCAGGAAGCCGACGCCGAACAGCACCTCGACCGGCACGCTGGGGAACACCGCCAGCGGCAATGACGCCACCACCAGCGCGGCCGCAAATACCCGCATCAGCACGGAGCGGTCATAGCGGTCCGACAGCAGGCCCAGCGGCCACTGCACCAGAAACCCGGCGAGAATGCAGCAGCCCATGAACAGACCGACCTGCTCGGTGGACAGACCCTGCTCAGCCGCGTAAACCGGCGCAAGGCCATAGAACGAACCGATGATCAGCCCCGCGCCCAGCACCGCCGTCAGCGATTGCGGTACGCGCTTCATGAAGAACCGCGGTTCCAGTGGCGCCGGATGCAAGGGCGCCGGGTGAATGGCGCGGGTCATGGCGACGGGCACCAGACACAGCGCAAAACACAACGCCACCAGCATCAGCAGCTCAGGCCCGAGTTGCGGGTGAACCACCAGCACCAGTTGGCCCAGCACCAGCCCCAGGTAGGACGCGATCATGTAGCCGCTGAACACCATGCCGCGCTGTTTGGCTTCGGCCTGTTCGTTGAGCCAGCTCTCGATGACCATGTATTGACACATCATGCCCAGACCGACGATCACCCGCAGCACCAGCCAGGCCGGCAGCCAACTGATCAGCCCGTGCCCGAGCACCGCCGCACCGACAATCCCGGCGCAGGTGGCATACGCACGAATATGCCCGACGCGGCCGATCAGGCGGTGACCGATCTTGCCACCCAGGACCAGGCCAAAATAGTTCGCGGCCATCAACGCACCGACCCACAGGCTGTCGACCTGATCGGCCGCCAGGCGCAGGGCCAGATAGGTGCTCAGCAGACCCGAGCCGATCAACATCATCAACGAGGCAAAATAAAGCGCTCGAAAGGATTTCCAGATTTGGCGCATCAACTTTCCAAAAAATAGGGAGTCGCCCGAATGGGCGAGCCAGACACTGCGATTCTTGAATCCGGGCAGCCACAACGTGCCGTTCCCAGGGGGTTATCTCGTCAAAAAAACTGCTCAGCTCCAGGGCCTTCGACGCAATGTAGCCTTCGATGAATTCATGACCAAACAGTTCCTTGGCCAACTGACTGCTTTTCAGACGCTCAAGAGTGGCCTGCAAGGTACAAGCAAGTGACAATTCTTGCGACACCTCGATTTCACCCCGCATCGGCGCGCGCGGTTCAAGGGCATTCTCGATAGCGTACGGCCCGACCGCCAGACTCGCAGCCATGGCCAGACAAGGAGTGGCGTCCGCGCCAGGCAAACGATTCTCCACCCTTCTGGCTGCCGCTGCACCCGACGGGAGTCGTAGGTCAGCGGCGTGATAGTCGTAGGATCAGGGCAAGCGGCAAGCCAAAGCTTACCGCTTGAAGCTTGAAGCTCTGCAACTCAAAGCACCGGATTGTGGAATGGCACTCCAGTCACTTCGATGAACTCCTTTCGGTACTCCTCGTTCTCCGGATCGACCACCAGGGCCTGACGCAGAAACTCGACGCCCTCGGCAAAGTGGCCCAACTGGCGACTCAGAGCACCGGCGAGATGCAGTTTGGTGGCATCGAAAAAATTGAAAGACAGCAGAATTTTGGTCAGCGTCAGAGCATTTTCCAGTTTGCCGGCCATCAACAGCTGATTGAACTGCGTATTGAAATCAGCGACGTCCTGCCACTTCTCGGCCGACAGCCCTTCTACCTTGCGCAACACGAGGGTGTGGCCGTTGCCTACTTTCGAATCGGTCTCTTCAACGCACTCGATGTACCAGCAGCCCAGACCCGAGGTGTTCACGTGATTGACGGCGCGGATCATGCTCTGCAAGGAAAACACCTGATAGTGACCGCGCCATTCGCCTTCAGCGACGGTGGTCATGTCGACCTTGTTTTCATAGTCTTCGATCATCTGCGCCAACGTCGTCAAACGACGCGCGCGATCGGTCCGCGCGGCCGTGCGTTTGGGGAAGATACAGAAGAACACGCCGCCGTTCTTCAGCACCCGGAGCGCTTCGACGTAAGCGGAAAACAGATTGGGAACGTGCTCGATGACGTGCGAACTGATGAGGTAATCAACCGACGCATCTGCGGTATGAATGTATTGAAAGTCGCCGAGCATGTCGACTTTCGACACATCGCCCGAGACTTTCATCTGCTCGACGAAGTACTGCTGATAATCTTCCATATCACGAGGGTGCAAAAACTCGACACCGTTGCAAGGCGCAACATTCAGGCAACTGGCCAGGTTGAAGGCGTTATGAGCGGCAGCCCCCAACTCGATACCGTGGCCCTGGCAGTACTTCTTAGCTAACAGCATCACTCACCCATCGCTCGTCGTGATTTGGATACAGCCTGTGAGGATGTCGGCGGTGCCTGGCAAAACTTTAGCCATCAGCGCCCGTACAGCAGTTTGCCACCGACCATTGGCGCAAATATTGCAGTCAGCTGTAATCACGTGCTCATGCACGATGATTTACGTCAGCAAGTGCCAAGCTCACCCTGCGATTGCTGACGCAAGCCATCAATAATCAGGCTCAGGCCATAGAAAGTCAGAGGATCACCATGATCGATGGTCAAAAGGTTGGCTGCGGAATCGTTACGTATAACCGGCCTGCGCTGTTGAAAAAACTCTACGATTCACTGCCCGCCGACCTCATCGACAGCATCGTCATCATCAATGACGGCGATGTATACCCTGAACACGCTGCCTACGATAGCGACGTCCTGTTCAATAATGAAAGCAACCTCGGAGTGGGGAAATCCAAGAACCGCGCATTGTCGCGACTTCTGGACGCTGGCTGCGAACATCTGTTTCTGATCGAAGACGACATCTACATCAAGAACCCGGAAGTGTTCGAGCTGTATATCCTGACTTCGACACTGACCGGCATCCAGCATCTCAACTACAGCCAACACGGGTTGATGAACAAGACCGCCACGGGCGAAGCCAATCCGGTGTGCAAGATCGATTATGGCAACGGTATCAACCTGCCGTTGTACCGGCATTGCGTCGGCGCGTTTTCCTACTATTCCAGACGCAGCCTGGAAGCGGCCGGCTTGATGGACGAGACGTACCACAACGCCTTTGAACACGTCGATCACACCCTGTCCATCATCAATCAGAACATGCACCCGCCGTTCTGGTTTTTTGCCGATATCGACAATTCGGAGGCGTATCTGGGAGATGAGCTGTGGACGCTGGCGAAATCAACGATCTCGTCCGATGCCCGGCACCGCAAAAACGCGCTGGATGCCATTGAGCACTTTACGCTCAAACACGGGTGCGAACCGGTCAAACACCCGTTGGCGTCGAATGAGGAACTGATGGACAGCCTCAACAGCATAAAACGCAACTTCGGGCTGAATATCTGAATGATCGCGGGGCCCGCTTGCGGGCAGGCTCCCTGGCTCAAGGCAGCGTCATGCTGAATACCGCGCCGCCCAGCACCCCGCCATTGGCGATTTCGATCCGCCCCTGCAGGCCATTGCGTACATGCAAACGCGCAATGTGCGCAGCAAAATAAAGGCCCAGCCCGGTGCTGCCACTGCCCTGATTGATGCCCAGCACATAGTCGGTCTGCTGCTCGATCAGGTAAGCCGGATAGCCAGGGCCATCGTC
It includes:
- a CDS encoding flagellar brake protein, translated to MNGSSADDAPQPPKVLNTPLEIAANLRLLVESHDPLIITFHERAQRFQSYLLEVDRDSNTMALDEMIPRDGERFIGNGEPYRVEGFHDGVRIAWESSAQMDIVEADGQRMYRGPMPDEVIYHQRRNAFRAALKLAQLVDVEIGGERLKSTLTGKLLDISATGCKLRFEGDVSDRMQLGQVYDRLVAKLPFGAMTAPVELRHLHFEERFHTTFAGVRFHNMSGLVQRQVERFVYQLQREARRFDKDDDF
- a CDS encoding MFS transporter, with translation MRQIWKSFRALYFASLMMLIGSGLLSTYLALRLAADQVDSLWVGALMAANYFGLVLGGKIGHRLIGRVGHIRAYATCAGIVGAAVLGHGLISWLPAWLVLRVIVGLGMMCQYMVIESWLNEQAEAKQRGMVFSGYMIASYLGLVLGQLVLVVHPQLGPELLMLVALCFALCLVPVAMTRAIHPAPLHPAPLEPRFFMKRVPQSLTAVLGAGLIIGSFYGLAPVYAAEQGLSTEQVGLFMGCCILAGFLVQWPLGLLSDRYDRSVLMRVFAAALVVASLPLAVFPSVPVEVLFGVGFLASLMQFCLYPLAVAFANDHVEAERRVSLTAMLLMTYGIGASIGPLAAGVVMKVFGGHMLYVFVCGAAAILVLLIRPKAVTHLHQVENAPLHHVAMPDSMSSSPLVVALDPRVDEQVVQEQMQTAVEPEVVDETEPDLQPEAESVADARTEVVEEEREGENETWKA
- a CDS encoding class I SAM-dependent methyltransferase → MLLAKKYCQGHGIELGAAAHNAFNLASCLNVAPCNGVEFLHPRDMEDYQQYFVEQMKVSGDVSKVDMLGDFQYIHTADASVDYLISSHVIEHVPNLFSAYVEALRVLKNGGVFFCIFPKRTAARTDRARRLTTLAQMIEDYENKVDMTTVAEGEWRGHYQVFSLQSMIRAVNHVNTSGLGCWYIECVEETDSKVGNGHTLVLRKVEGLSAEKWQDVADFNTQFNQLLMAGKLENALTLTKILLSFNFFDATKLHLAGALSRQLGHFAEGVEFLRQALVVDPENEEYRKEFIEVTGVPFHNPVL